The Clostridium chauvoei genome has a window encoding:
- a CDS encoding Fic family protein, translated as MDKQIIQEFNKLYFSKKQLQRRVYNREELEEIWELISQERKDKSVKLSFKYAENGGLWFCVTDDIQNDLDFIESINKSDVLGYLSKRSKNRIIEDGLLKEVVSNLRFNDIKFDNQLVIKNIKDVDREKLCYEDRVLLNLYDFLEKVGKEKVKVDDTYINKVYVDIFLEEPSSNKELLEELSDFINANSKYNDIVKASIIYYYIITFKPFNKYNNLMANILAFLHLINKSYNLVRYFSLLKTVLDEEKKYLNAIEDSKVSDGDITYFIKYYVKSIKTSINGLNREINCKYGKKIIKELLERKNIALEDRQITFINNTIASNNVVTIDVYKSKNNISYETARTDLTHLVTLGFFKISKVGKKYEYYINDIATIVESFEE; from the coding sequence GTGGACAAGCAAATAATACAAGAGTTTAATAAATTATATTTTAGTAAAAAGCAATTACAAAGAAGAGTATATAACAGAGAAGAATTGGAAGAAATATGGGAATTAATATCACAGGAAAGAAAAGATAAATCTGTTAAATTATCCTTTAAATATGCAGAAAATGGAGGATTGTGGTTTTGTGTTACTGATGACATACAAAATGATTTGGATTTTATAGAGAGTATCAACAAAAGTGATGTTTTAGGATATTTATCTAAAAGAAGTAAAAATAGAATTATAGAAGATGGACTTTTAAAAGAAGTAGTTTCAAATTTAAGATTTAATGATATTAAATTTGATAACCAATTAGTGATTAAAAATATTAAAGATGTAGATAGAGAAAAACTATGCTATGAAGATAGAGTTTTATTGAATTTATATGATTTTTTAGAAAAAGTAGGAAAAGAAAAGGTAAAAGTAGATGATACATACATTAACAAAGTATATGTAGACATATTTTTAGAGGAACCTAGTAGTAATAAAGAGTTATTAGAAGAGTTAAGTGATTTTATAAATGCCAATAGCAAATATAATGATATAGTTAAAGCATCAATAATCTATTACTATATAATTACTTTCAAGCCTTTTAATAAATACAATAACTTAATGGCTAATATTCTAGCATTTTTACATCTGATAAATAAGAGCTATAACCTTGTGAGGTATTTTTCATTATTAAAGACAGTTTTAGATGAAGAAAAGAAATATCTAAATGCAATAGAGGATAGTAAAGTAAGTGATGGAGACATAACATATTTTATAAAATATTATGTAAAGTCTATTAAGACATCAATTAATGGACTAAATAGAGAAATTAATTGCAAGTATGGTAAGAAAATAATAAAAGAGTTGTTAGAAAGAAAGAATATCGCTTTAGAAGATAGACAGATAACCTTTATAAATAATACAATAGCTAGTAATAATGTAGTTACAATAGATGTATATAAGAGTAAAAACAATATATCTTATGAAACAGCAAGAACAGACTTAACACACTTGGTAACATTAGGATTCTTTAAGATAAGTAAGGTAGGAAAAAAATATGAGTACTATATTAATGATATTGCGACTATCGTAGAAAGCTTTGAAGAATAA
- a CDS encoding methylated-DNA--[protein]-cysteine S-methyltransferase, protein MKEKLLVYDKLDTPIGTIYIVMDEKGLKKVEIIESKWYEFLNLNSNLRLDIDGCKKVKIQIEEYFKGTRKIFNIPISIEDTTFRMKVWSELNNIPYGETTSYGDIANKIGNPKASRAIGQANRANPIPIIIPCHRVKSKNGKLIGYVGDNIDIQKILLEHENRYK, encoded by the coding sequence TTGAAGGAAAAACTATTAGTTTATGATAAGTTAGATACACCTATAGGAACTATCTATATTGTAATGGATGAAAAAGGATTAAAAAAAGTTGAAATTATAGAGTCTAAATGGTATGAGTTTTTAAATTTGAACTCTAATTTAAGGTTAGATATAGACGGATGTAAAAAAGTTAAAATTCAAATAGAAGAATATTTTAAAGGTACGAGAAAAATTTTTAATATACCAATTTCAATAGAAGACACCACATTTAGAATGAAAGTATGGAGTGAATTAAATAATATACCTTATGGAGAAACAACAAGTTATGGAGATATTGCTAACAAAATAGGAAATCCTAAAGCTTCAAGAGCGATAGGCCAAGCAAATAGAGCCAATCCAATTCCTATAATAATTCCCTGTCATAGAGTAAAAAGTAAAAATGGGAAGCTTATAGGCTATGTAGGAGACAATATTGATATTCAAAAAATACTATTAGAGCATGAAAATAGATATAAATAA